GGTAATTTGGTCGTCGCCCAATTTGACCACATCGAAAGTCGGGAATTAGATCCACATCTGCACACACACTGTTTGTTGATGAATATGACTCAAACCCCAGACGGTAGGTGGTTGAGTTTGGGCAACAATGAGATATTCGCTAATAAGAAATTCTTGGGAATGGCATATCAAAGCTATCTGGCGCGTGAGGTACAGAAGCTGGGGTATGAGATAGAAAAGCGTAAACACGGGCAATTTGAGATTAAAGGGTTTAAGGAACAGGATTTAGAAACCTTTTCTAAGCGACGACAGCAAATCATCGCCAAAGCTGGCGCTAATTCCACTTGGGAAGAACGTGAGAAAATCTGGGATCAAACCAGACAGCGCAAGGAAAAGTTACCAGAGTCAGAGTTAAAAGCTTACTGGGTTGAAGAAGCGGCGGCTTTGGGAATTACCTTTATCAAGCCGGGAGAAGCCACCCAGGATATACCAGTCAATAACAAAAGTTTGGTCGATGCCCTAGAAGATGCCATCGCTCATTGTAGTGAGAGGAATGTAACGTTTAATCTTGAGGATTTAGAAAAATTCATCCTAGAGGAACGTTTAGCTTCTTCGGTGACGGCGATTGAGCCACTGATTAGAGAGCATCAAGAATTGATTGCTTTACCAGGATTAGAGAGGCAATACACTACATGGGATGCGGTAAAACGAGAACTAGCAACGATTGAGTTGATGCAGCGAGGACAGGGGAACGTTAACCCAATGTTGCATCCAGAGATAGCTGAAAGCCAATTAGAGAAAACCTCGCTCAACACCGGACAGCGCCAAGCGGTGCAACTAGCTACAACCACACAAGACCAATTCATCGCATGGCAGGGGGTAGCTGGTGCTGGAAAGACTTTCGCACTGTCTCAATTGAAAACATTAGCCACTGATGCCGGATACACAATTAAAGGTTTTGCTCCCAGTTCAGCGGCCGCCAAGGTGTTAAGTCAAGAGTTAGAGGTTCAGTCGGAAACTGTTGCTAGGCTTTTGGTAACAGAACCACCACCCCTAATAGAACCGAATCAAGTTTGGATTGTGGACGAAGCTGGTTTGTTAAGTGCTAAAGATGCTTATGCGCTGCTACAACGAGCTACTCAGGAACAAGCCAGGGTGATTTTTGTGGGTGATACTCGGCAGTTATCGGCAGTGGAAGCAGGCAACCCCTTTAAATCTTTACAACAGGCGGGGATTGAGACTGCATATATGAACGAGTCTTTAAGACAAAAAGACCCAGAACTGAAACTTGCAGTAGATTTGATTGCCGATGGCAGGATAAAAGCGGGCTTTGAGCGTCTGTTGGCAAACGGCTCTATCAAAACTGTAGATGCAGAATCCAAAACAGAAGCGATCGCCAGTGATTATATGGCGGCGAAACCGGAGCAAAGGGAGCGAACTTTAGTATTAGCTGGCACGAATGTAGAAAGATTAGCACTCACTCAAGCCATTCGCTCTCATCTCAAAGATGAGGGAACTTTAGGAGAAACTGCAACCATCACCCAATTACAAACCAAGAATCTAACACTCGTACAGATGCGGTTTGCCCATAACTTTGAAATTGGGGATGTAGTCATGCCGACACGAAACTACAAGCGTCGGGAGCTAGAGAAGGGCAAACTGTATGAAGTGGTAGGTCAAACTACTGACTCTTTAACTCTCAAAAGTGATGATGGCAAGCATTTAGAAGTCGATACAGCATTTGACAAAGCCGTATACCAAAGACAAGAGATTGAAATTGCGGTGGGCGATCATCTGCAATGGAAGAAAAACGATCGCCAACTAGAAAGGCGTAATGGGCAAGGATTTGTAGTTGCGGCGATCGCTGGTGGTCAAGCCGAGATTAAATATCTTGATAGTGACCGTACCGAATCCATCAGTTTATCCCAAGCACAAAACCTAGACTATGCGCTTGTCAGTACGACATACAGTAGTCAGGGTAAGACTGCGGATCGTGTGTTGATTTCGGCAGACCATACCATTGGGCAAGAGAGCTTTTACGTTGCTGCCAGTCGAGCCAGGCATGAACTAAAGATTTACACCGAAGATCCAACGCGCTTGGTGGAGTTAGCGCAAGAGTCGAAAGCCAAAGAAAATGCTTTAGAATTGCTACGAAAACAAGCTCAGAACTCAACACGGCAGGGACAAGAACAGCAACAGCAGCCGATAACTATAAGTATAAGTGCTGAACTAGACTCGCCAGAAATCAAACAACAGACAGTGGTCACTTCCCCAGTACTAAAAACTCAAGTAGTAGTTAATCCACCAGTACTAAAAACTCCCTCTTCAATATCACAGCCAGTTAAAAAACCAGTTTCAAAGAAGGAAGTATCAACACAGGTATCGGTAGCCAAGCCAGTATTAAAGAAAGTAAAACCAGCCGATGAGACTGCTGCCAATTTTGAAAAGCCAGTACTCAAACCTTCTATAGCAACAGAAGCATTCTGGATACCCCAAAAAACTGAAGCAATACCCAATTTTATTGAACCAAAGCACTGGCAAGAGCTTGAAAACAGCGCCATTCATCCAGCCATTGCGGCAAAAAACTTTGAGAGCCTTCAGTTCAGCTATGCAGGCGGTGAACATGAGGCTTGGGAGCGCCTCATGATCAGTGAAAAACTTAATCGCACAAATACAGGGCGGTTAACGGAGGGATTAATCAGAGCATATTCTCATCTTGATGCTGGCGGCTGGTGGTGTGATGCTGGAGTAGATCCACGTTCATTTGCTGATTTAACCCCAGGCGATAAAGCTTTGAGTAAAAGATGGGGATGCTACAAGCCAAATCAACCAAGACCCAAAAAAGATGAGAATAATCAAATAATTGAAGGGAAATTTATTAAATATGAGCATCCCCCCAAGATTGATTTAAGTATCTTCTTACTAGATGTACCCAAGGATATTGCCGAACGCATCTATCAAAAATCTGGTGTTAATCCCACCGAGTGCGATCGCCAATCGGGATTTTGGTACTGTGTATGGAAGTACAACATACCTTGTGCAATCACAGAAGGAGCCAAAAAAGCTGCTAGCCTGTTGAGTCAGGGTCATGCAGCCATCGGTCTACCAGGGATATCGGCAGGATACCGTTCTCCCAAGGATGAATTTGGCAACAAAATCGCTAAGTCTTACCTGCACGAAGAATTAGCGGTTTTCGCTACACCAAACAGAATTTTCAAATTCTGCTTTGACTACGAAACCAAGCCCCAAACGAAGCTTAATATTGAGCGAGATATTTCCCTAACTGGAAGATTATTACAAAAAGCCGGAGCTTGGGTCAAGGTCGTGACGCTACCAGGGCCAGACAAAGGAGTCGATGATTTCATAGCCGCCTGTGGGCCACTTGCTTACGAGAAATTGAACTATGAAGCGATTCGTTTAAGGGATTGGCAGCGGCACAATCAAAAACAACGTGCTTTCACGATAGAAGCACCTCGAAAGTTTACACCAGAAGAACATTCTTTACAACAAAACCAAACAAAGGAACAAACTGATGACCGACAGCAACAGCAACCCCAACCAAATACAGCTATTAACCCAGAAGATAGAGGAATTGATAACTGCTCACGAGAAACTAAACACGAAAATCGAGCAGTTACAAACCAGTCACGAGAACTTGAGCGAGAAAATTTTGCACATGGAAGTGAGCCAAGCTCAAAGCCTGAACGACACCAAAGCCAGTCACTCGAACTTCTTACAGCAATTAACCGATACGTTGAACTCCAAAAAATCTTCGAGCTTGGAGCCGACATTGCAAGAATTAACCAAAGCCTTACAGATGGTTGGCTTCGAGGTCAACGAACAGCGGACGAGCCAGCAAGCACTCTCCGACAAAATTCAGCAATTATTGACCGCACAAAAAGTAATCGACATACTCAACAACCAGCCAGTGAACAACTCCTAAACGCAATCGCTGATTTTTTAGAAACAGCAGCTATCGAATCTACTAACATTGTCAAAGATTTGCAAGCCCTAACTGAAAATTTGGAACATTACCAAAATAAGGACTCGGTTAGGGTGATCATCGCTGACTTCATTGACAAGTCGGCAGTTGAAACTACCTTAGTTGAAGGATTAACACAACTAACAGAACAACTCTCTCAGTATCAACAGCAGTTAGGCAACGGGAAAACTCCACTCAAACAGCTTGAGCAACTGGTAAGCAACAAACCAGTACAAAACCAAGCACTGGGAGCTATTACAGAGTTTCTGGAATTACAGACAGTTGAAATATCTACAGTTAAGATAGTATCCAAGCTAGTAGACCAACTCAAGCAATTACCACAGCCAGAAATTACCTCAAACCATCACCGAATAGTAAATGCGACCGCTGACTTCATTGACCAGTCAGCAGTTGAGACTACCTTAGTTGAAGGGTTAGGGTTAACACAACTAACAGCACAACTCTATGAGTATCAACAGCAGTTAACCAACGGAAAAACTCCACTCAAACAGCTTGAGCAATTGCTGTCCAATCAACCAACACAAAGCCAAGCTGTAGGAGCTATTACAGAGTATTTGGAATTACAGGCGGTTGAAGTACCTACGATTGAGGTCGCGTTATCCAAGCTGGTAAACCAACTCAAGCAATTACCACAGCCAGAAACTACCTTAAACAATCAGCCAATAGTAGGTGCTTTAGCTGACTTCGTTGACCAGTCAGCAATTGAAACTGTTTTAGTTAAAGCGTTTCCATCTGTAACAGAACAACTATCTCAGTATCAACAACAACTAGTTAATGCAAAAACTTCAGTCAAGCAGCTTGAGCATCTGTTAACCAACAAACCAGTACAAAACAAAGCTGTAGGAGCTATTACAGAGTATTTGGAATTACAGGCGGTTGAAGTACCTACGATTGAGGTCGCGTTATCCAAACTGGTAAACCAACTCAAGCAATTACCACAACGCCCAACGCAAGAAATTCAACAAACTACCAATAATCTTCTAAAAGCGATTTCTGAACATATAGAGCAGGATGCTATTACAACTTCTCTTGATGTATCAGCATTAGAGGAGATGAAAATACAACTAGGGCAGAGTCAACCACACGCTACTATTGTT
This portion of the Nostoc sp. UHCC 0302 genome encodes:
- the mobF gene encoding MobF family relaxase; translation: MLTAANVSSEMAVNYFVKNYYHQGKSRWSGQGAEKFGLSGELDNEDAFKNVIEGRSPDGSEQLNARTVKGKERRAALDCTFSAPKSVSLMALVGGDARLINAHHQALKQVLQLIEQRYAYTRVTDDNGRYRVKTGNLVVAQFDHIESRELDPHLHTHCLLMNMTQTPDGRWLSLGNNEIFANKKFLGMAYQSYLAREVQKLGYEIEKRKHGQFEIKGFKEQDLETFSKRRQQIIAKAGANSTWEEREKIWDQTRQRKEKLPESELKAYWVEEAAALGITFIKPGEATQDIPVNNKSLVDALEDAIAHCSERNVTFNLEDLEKFILEERLASSVTAIEPLIREHQELIALPGLERQYTTWDAVKRELATIELMQRGQGNVNPMLHPEIAESQLEKTSLNTGQRQAVQLATTTQDQFIAWQGVAGAGKTFALSQLKTLATDAGYTIKGFAPSSAAAKVLSQELEVQSETVARLLVTEPPPLIEPNQVWIVDEAGLLSAKDAYALLQRATQEQARVIFVGDTRQLSAVEAGNPFKSLQQAGIETAYMNESLRQKDPELKLAVDLIADGRIKAGFERLLANGSIKTVDAESKTEAIASDYMAAKPEQRERTLVLAGTNVERLALTQAIRSHLKDEGTLGETATITQLQTKNLTLVQMRFAHNFEIGDVVMPTRNYKRRELEKGKLYEVVGQTTDSLTLKSDDGKHLEVDTAFDKAVYQRQEIEIAVGDHLQWKKNDRQLERRNGQGFVVAAIAGGQAEIKYLDSDRTESISLSQAQNLDYALVSTTYSSQGKTADRVLISADHTIGQESFYVAASRARHELKIYTEDPTRLVELAQESKAKENALELLRKQAQNSTRQGQEQQQQPITISISAELDSPEIKQQTVVTSPVLKTQVVVNPPVLKTPSSISQPVKKPVSKKEVSTQVSVAKPVLKKVKPADETAANFEKPVLKPSIATEAFWIPQKTEAIPNFIEPKHWQELENSAIHPAIAAKNFESLQFSYAGGEHEAWERLMISEKLNRTNTGRLTEGLIRAYSHLDAGGWWCDAGVDPRSFADLTPGDKALSKRWGCYKPNQPRPKKDENNQIIEGKFIKYEHPPKIDLSIFLLDVPKDIAERIYQKSGVNPTECDRQSGFWYCVWKYNIPCAITEGAKKAASLLSQGHAAIGLPGISAGYRSPKDEFGNKIAKSYLHEELAVFATPNRIFKFCFDYETKPQTKLNIERDISLTGRLLQKAGAWVKVVTLPGPDKGVDDFIAACGPLAYEKLNYEAIRLRDWQRHNQKQRAFTIEAPRKFTPEEHSLQQNQTKEQTDDRQQQQPQPNTAINPEDRGIDNCSRETKHENRAVTNQSRELERENFAHGSEPSSKPERHQSQSLELLTAINRYVELQKIFELGADIARINQSLTDGWLRGQRTADEPASTLRQNSAIIDRTKSNRHTQQPASEQLLNAIADFLETAAIESTNIVKDLQALTENLEHYQNKDSVRVIIADFIDKSAVETTLVEGLTQLTEQLSQYQQQLGNGKTPLKQLEQLVSNKPVQNQALGAITEFLELQTVEISTVKIVSKLVDQLKQLPQPEITSNHHRIVNATADFIDQSAVETTLVEGLGLTQLTAQLYEYQQQLTNGKTPLKQLEQLLSNQPTQSQAVGAITEYLELQAVEVPTIEVALSKLVNQLKQLPQPETTLNNQPIVGALADFVDQSAIETVLVKAFPSVTEQLSQYQQQLVNAKTSVKQLEHLLTNKPVQNKAVGAITEYLELQAVEVPTIEVALSKLVNQLKQLPQRPTQEIQQTTNNLLKAISEHIEQDAITTSLDVSALEEMKIQLGQSQPHATIVKDLQTLIYKLEYHQSQQLELAMKDMILSLDKQKLINLVSQVSDYFEQPHQENDPHLLEMEAIRQLIRDEKTRIIDKLNSTSESELEAEILELSEEIELLEEIELLESEIESESMRFKR